A stretch of DNA from Limisphaera ngatamarikiensis:
CCCCGCCAAACCGCGGTTCGTCCCAACGCGCGCCGGGACGCAGGTCCCAATAGAGATTTCCGTCCATGACGAAGCGGTCGTTTCGCCAGCTGCCGCCCAGGACCGTCCCCTGATCGAAGACCACAAGGTTGTTGGTGAAGATGAAGCTGATGTGGTCTTCGTCGCGCGTGCGCTGCAGCTGGTGATCCCGCCCAAAGGCGAAGATGTTGTTTCGCACCACGTTGGTGGCGCCGTAGTGTTGGTGAAAGCCACCGTGCGTTGTCCGGTACACCAGGTTGCTCTCGGCAAGCGCGCCCTGTGTCCCCTCGTCGAAATAGATGCCCCAGCCCCCGTAACGGACGCCCGCGATGTCATGCCACAGGTTGTTGACGATCCGGGTGCCGACCTGCCGGCCCAGGGTATAGATGCCGCCCATGTCACTCAAAATCGGGCCGTCGCCATCCGATTGCACCCCGATATGGTGAACATGATTCCACGCCACCCACTGGTTCGTCGCCAGGGCCCGCGGATCGTAACCCCAGGTCCATCCCACCGAGATGCCCGTGTAATAAAAGTCGTGAATGTGATTGTGGACGAGCCTGTTGTCCGGCGACTGGCCGATCCACACCGCCACGGCACTGTGAAAAATCCGACCGCCGTCATGCAAATGGCAGTCTGCCACCTCGTTGGCCCGGGCAACGTCCCGCCAGTCCGTCCGAATGATCGTCTCGCCAATCTTGATGCCGCCGGCGCCCAAATCCGCAAACTCGCACTGCAAAACGCGGTTGGACACGCATCCCCGCCCGAGCTCCAGACCGTACGTGCCCAGATGGACAAACCGGCATCGTTCAAACCGGCTCCCGTGCAGCCCCACCGCCTGCACCGCCGCCGGCACACCCACGGCAGCCTGACCGAATCCGCCCACCTCATGCGCCGGTGCCGGCCACGACATGGCCAGCCGCCGCGCCGTCTCGGCATCCGCGGGGAACCACCACTCGGTGTGCGAAAAGGTCAGGCCCGTGAAACGGACGTTCTCGACGTACGCATTCCGCTCCGGCTGCCCTTCCACGCGCAAGACCACGGGGCCATTCGCCACCACCGCCGAAGCGCGCACCGGATCCTCACCCGCACGCGGCCGGTAGAACAACCGGCCGGTGTCCAACTCCAGCCACCATTCCCCCGGCGCATCCCAAAACTCGCGGGCACCCTCCAGGTAGTAGAGGTCGCCCGGCTCCAACTGATAAACGGAACGCTTCCCGAAACTCAGGATGCGCGTGGCGCCGTCCCAGCCCACGATCGGCAGATGCGAATCGGTCCAGCGATTCATTACCACCGCCTCGGCGTTGGTCAGGGTGGGTCCTGCCGGCACGTCCCCCGCCCGGCATTGGAACCTGCGCTGGCCATCATGCCAGCGGGGTGTTGGATCCGGCACACCTGCCACCGGCAAGTAACCCCGATCCGGATGCCGGGCCCGCACTGCACGTCGGCCGTTCACCCAAAGTTGCCGATACGGCCCGGCCGCACCGCGCACCTCGGGCAACTGTGTCTCCCACCAAACCTCACCACCCCGCACCATGACCTGCCAGCCCGACACCGGTCGCCCGGCGCTCAGCACGGGTCGTTCCGTACCGAACGCGGCGATCTCCAAATGGGAATCCTCCGGGGTCAGCACCACGGGCTCCGCCAGAAAATATGTGCCGCCCCGCAGGACAATTCGCGCCGGCGTGTTCGATGCCAGCGCACCGGTACGCCGCGCCTCGCGCACGGCTGACAGCGCACGCGGCAGGGTCGCAAACGGGCCGTCCGTGGTGCCGGGGCGGAGTTCGGGGGCCCTGCCCGACCATCCGTCGTTGCCCCCAACCGCCACGTAAAACACCGGTCCGGCGGGCACACCGTCCCCCGCCGCACCCCGCACCCACGGAATGCCGCCGGACAGGCCAACCCACAAAACCGGACCCCACAAACATGCCGACAGGACGCCCGCCTGCACGGGTCTGCACCCGCGTCCTCCATGGCGCCATCCCCCCATCTTGTGTCGACCGCCGCCACCGGACCGCGTCATCGAATCCCACCATTTCATAAGCCATCCATCCTGCTCCGGCCGGGCCCGCCCGACGTTTGCAAGGTTGCATTCACGGAGCGTCCGCGGCCGCGTTGTCGCGCACAACAATCCCGGGCCGGGAAGGCGCCTCGATCGCCAGCCTGCCCCGCATCAGGTTGCCCTGGATCACCGCCCGCCGCACGGCATCGCCGACCCGGACTTGCGGTTTATCGGCTTGAAACTCGCAACCCCGCACCAGCACATGACCGCCATCGATCTGCAATGCATACCGACCCTCGTTGTTGCGGTCCCACTGCACGAACGTGCAGTCACTGAACCCGACCGTTCCCTGGCCGGCCACCCTGGCAATCTGATTGCACGGTCCCCAAAACGCGCAGTTCACAAACCGGACCGCACCCGTGTGCCGGGATTCCACCCGCACCATCGTCGGATCCGGTCCGTGAAACGAAACGAACTCGCCGTTGCTGATCAGCAGTCCATAGGGCGCGCTCTGCTCCACCACCACAGCCGTGTAACAGTCGTCCGCGCCGATCCCCAAAAAGTTCCCGTTGCACACCCCCGCCCGGGTGGCCACGAATTTGTATCCCACATTGTACCCGAAGCAGAAGGTGTTGAAGACATACTGCCAGTCACTCCGCCCGAAAATGAAGGCCTCGCCATTCTCCTGCTGCCACCGGCGAACCCGCGGGCGCAGACTCCACCACGGGTTGAAATGCACATTCTCAATGCGACCCACATCGTAAATCGCATCCACCAGGATCCCGCGCCGCAGCGGCTGCCCGTGCACATCGCGAATCAAATGCCGCTCATTCTGCGAAGCATCAATCCCCTGATAGGGATTGAGCAGCTCCACCGCCAACACCGCGGGATTCTTTCCCCGCATCGCAATGGCCCACGGATAAGGCTTCGGCTCCGTCTCCGGATCCTGGTCCGGGTAATAAATGACCACACCTTTGAGCGTGCTGTTGTGATTCAGCGTGATGAAGGGTGCCCCGTCCTCCGAGCCGGCCCCGCCCGTGACCAGAAAGGTCGTACCGTCGTCGGTCGGCTTTGGCAAACCCCGATCCCGAATCCCGTTGTGCGCCGGCACCGACTCCCACACGCCCCGCAACGTCACGCCCGGGGGCACCTGCAAGGAACCCTCGAAACGATACTGACCGCGGGGCGCGTACACCACGCCGCCCCCCTGCCGACCCGCTTCATCCAGCGCGCGCTGAAAAGCCGCCGTGCAGTCGGTCCGCCCGTCCGGCACCGCGCCAAATTCCAACACATTCCACCGATCCTGCACCGCCGCACCGGCCAAACCGACGATGGCAGACCACAGCACGGCCACAACTCCCGGGAGAGGTTTCCAACTGGTTCGCATTCCGGACCCAGCTTACCCGGCCACCCCGTGCCAGGGCAATCGTGTCCGCACAGCAACCTTCCCGACCATCGCGCGCGGCCACCGTCCGTATCCTTACCCCTCCGTGGTGAGGGTCCTCCGGGTCAGCCCCGACGCCGCATCGCACCCGCGGCGTGATTCCGTGCCGGCCCCGCTGTGCTGCCCGACTCCAGCAACGTCCCGCCCCACACACCCTCGCCGGTTCACCTCCCTCCCCGACAGGATTATGGCTCACGTGGCCGAAACTTTTCCGGCCGCAGGACCCGAACCTCGGTCCCATACACAATCGCCGCAAACCGGGGTAAAAACTCGGCCGATAATCGCTCCATCAGCGTTGCCGCCGCCTCGGCCGGCAGGATGACCTCCACCTGAATGTTTCCGAACTCCTCGATATCCGCCGGGCGATCTCCCTTGGCCCCCGCGCCCTCCACAGGAAACAGCGTGTAACCCTGAATACCCATCGCATGCAGCAGCTCCAGCAACGGTTGCCGCGCCAGCGCCTCGCACACCACCGTCACCAGCGTCATGGAATGGCCGTTCATGGGAAGTGTCCGAGAAACCACCGGACCATCTGGGCATACAGCGGCAAGCCCAGGGTCACGTTGAACGGAAACGTCACCGCCAACGAAGCCGTCAGATACAGCGTCGGATTTGCCTCCGGCAGGGCCAATCGCATCGCCGCCGGCGCGGCGATGTAGGACGCGCTGGCCGCCAGCACCGCCATCAGATATGCACCCCCCGCGCTCAGGCCCGTTCCGTACCCCACCCAGAAGCCGATCAGGGCATGCACCAACGGCATCCCCAGCGCAAAAAGGACCAGGGCCGGTCCCACCCGCCGCAGATCGCCCAATCGCCGTGCCGCCACCATGCCCATCTCGAACAAAAACAACGCCAGCACCCCCTGAAAGGGCGTCACCAGGAAACCCTCCGTCATCTCCAACCCGCGCTTGCCGGAAAGCATGCCCACCAACAACGAGCCCATCAACAGGAAGACACTCCGTCCCAGCAGGGCCTCGTGCGCCAGTTGACGCCACTCCCGCCACGTCAGGCCGCCACGACGCACAGACCACCGCCCCAAAACCACCCCCACCACAATCGCCGGTGATTCCATCACCGCCAGAAACGCACTGGCATACGGCTCGTACGATGCCCCCAAACCCCGGAGGTACTGAAGGGCCGTCACAAACGTCACCGCGCTGACCGACCCGTAATGAGCCCCGATCGCCGCCGCGTCCACCGCGGAAAACTTCAATCCCCACCGCAGCAACGCATAACACCACAACGGAATCACCGCCCCCAGTACCACCGCCCCCAGCCCCGGCAGCCACACCCGGGCCAGCCCCGCCTCCGCCAGTGCCACGCCGCCCTTGAACCCGATGGCCATCAACAAGTACGTGCTCAACCCCACATAGATCGGCTCGGGAAGCCGCAAATCCGCCCGCATCAACACCGACAAAACGCCCAGCGCAAAAAACAGGATGGGCGGCGAACCCAGGTTCAATCGGACACTCTCCCAGAACTCCATCACTTCTCCGCGCCCAGGGACCGGTTCTTGGCCCGCGACTCACGAGCCAGCCGCGCCCGGTAATCGTGCAGACGCGCCCGCAGCCGGTCGTCTTCCACCGCCAGAATCTGCACGGCGAGTAATCCCGCGTTCCGGGCATTCCCGATGGCCACCGTGGCCACCGGTACACCCGCCGGCATCTGCACAATCGAAAGCAACGAGTCCAAACCGTGCAGCGCCTGGGTCATCACCGGCACCCCGATCACCGGCAACACCGTGTGACTGGCCACCATGCCGGGCAGATGCGCCGCCCCGCCCGCACCCGCGATGATCACCCGCAATCCGCGCGCCTCCGCCCTGCGACCGTACCGGGCCATGTCCAGCGGCGTGCGATGCGCCGAAACCACCCGCGCCTCGTAGGGTACCCCAAACTCCTCCAACACCTCCGCCGCCGCTCGAAGCGTCGGCCAGTCGGAATCACTCCCCATGATCACCCCCACCAGGGGTCCGGCCTTCGTGGACGTCGCCATGATGATTCCCTCAAGGGTTCAACTGCAAATCCGTCACCGCCCCCAGCGAAGCCGAGCTCACCAGTTGGGCGTACTTGGCCAGCACACCCGTCCGATACCGGGGCGGCGGCCGGCGCCACTGCGCACGCCGTACAGCCAGTTCGACCTCGCTCACCTCCAGCGTCAACGTCCGTTCCACCGCGTCAATCCGGATGGGATCCCCGTCCCGCACCAGGGCCAGGGGCCCACCCAGGTAGGCCTCCGGACTGATGTGCCCCACCACGAAACCATGGGTACCTCCGGAAAACCGACCGTCGGTGATCAACGCCACATCCCCGCCCAGCCCCTGCCCCATGATGGCCGAGGTTGGCCCCAGCATCTCCCGCATGCCCGGTCCACCCCGCGGCCCCTCATACCGAATCACCACCACATCCCCTTTCTGAATGCGGCCCCCCAGAATCGCCTCCATGGCCTGTTCCTCGGAGTCAAACACCCGTGCGCGGCCCTCAAACCTCAAACCCTCCTTGCCAGTGATTTTGGCCACCGCACCTTCGGGAGCCAGGTTCCCCCGCAGGATCACCAGGTGACTCTCCGGTTTGATCGGCCGGTCCAGCGGCCGGATGATCTCCTGCCCCGGCGGATAATCCGGCACGTCCGCCAGGTCCTCGGCCAATGTTCGACCGGTCACCGTGCGACATTCGCCGTGCAGCAGGCCCGCCTGCCACAGTCGCCTCATTAGCGGCCGTATCCCTCCGATGGCCACCAGGTCACTCATCCAAAACCGCCCGCTCGGCTTCAAATCCGCCAGCACCGGCACCCGCCGGCCGATCCGGTCAAAGTCATCCAGCGACAACTCCACCCCTGCCGCGTGGGCCATGGCCAGCAGATGCAGCACGGCATTGGTCGAACCGCCCAGAGCAATCACCACCGTAATCGCGTTCTCAAAAGCCTCCCGCGTCATGATGTCGCGTGGCTTCAAGCCGAGCCGCAACAGATTCACCACAGCCTGCCCGGCACGGCGCGCATCCTCCCCTTTGGCCGGCGACACCGCATTCTGGGCCGAACTGTTCGGCAGGCTCATCCCCAGCGCCTCGATCGCGCTGGCCATCGTATTGGCCGTGTACATGCCCCCGCACGAGCCCGGGCCCGGGATGGCACAACGCTCAATGGCCTGAAACTCCGCCTCCGTGATCCGCCCCCGCGCATACGCGCCCACCGCCTCAAACACCGAAACGATGTCCAGCTTCCGATCCGTGCCCGGCAGGCATCCGGGCAGGATGGTCCCCCCGTACACAAACACCGCCGGACGGTTCAACCGCGCCATCGCGATCAGGCAGCCGGGCATGTTCTTGTCGCACCCGCCCAATGCCACCAAACCGTCCATCCCCTGGCAGGCCACCACCGTCTCGATCGAATCCGCAATCACCTCCCGGGACACCAGCGAATATTTCATGCCCTCGGTGCCCATGGAGATCCCGTCCGAGATCGTGATGGTGTTGAAGATCACTCCCTTGCCGCCGGCCTCGTTCACTCCCGCCTCCGCCGCCCGCGCCAGCTGATCCAGATGCATGTTGCAGGGCGTCACCATGCCCCACGTGGACGCAATACCGATCACCGGTCGGCCGAAGTCCTCCGGCCGAAAACCCACGGGATAAAGCATGGCGCGGCTGGGCGCACGATCCGCCCCGTCCAACACCCGCGCCGACCAGGGTCGTGGCAACTCCGCCATGGTCAAATCACCTCGGACATCTCGCCAAACTCAATGCACCGGGCCGCCTCAACCGCCCGGGCCCGCGCCTCCGCCACCGTCGGACCCAGCGCCGTCACATGCCCCATCTTTCGCCCGGGTGCACAGCGTGATTTGCCGTAAAGGTGCACGTGGACCCCGGGGATGGCCAGCGCCTTTTCCACACCTGTCACCCGGCCACTGCCCGTACGCCGCCCCAGCAGGTTCACCATCACCGCCGCCGGCACTCGCATCGCCGTCGACCCTAGAGGCCACCCCAGCACTGCCCGAACATGATTCTCAAACTGCGAGCATTCGCAGGCCTCGATCGTGTAATGACCCGAGTTGTGCACGCGCGGCGCCAGCTCGTTGATCCAGAGCTGCCCGCCGCGGCCCAGAAACAGCTCCACACCAAAGGTCCCCACCCCGCCCACACAGCGAACCGCCTCCTGCGCCAGCTCCGCCGCCCGTTGCGACACCGCAACCGGCAACTCCGCCGGAGCCAGCACCTCGTGACAAATGTGATCCCGTTGAATCGTCTCCACCACCGGGTACACGACACACCGACCATCCGCCGCCCGGGTCACCTGCACCGCCAGTTCACGCTCAAACGGACAAAAAGCCTCCAAATACAGACTGCGGCCCTCCGCACCCCCCAACCGGCGCCAGGCAGATTCCACCTCCCCGGGCCCCCGCACCGTTGCATTCCCCTTGCCATCGTACCCATGACACCGGGCCTTCAACACCACCGGCCAACCCCAAGCCTCCGCCCGGCCGGCGATCTCCTCCGGAGCCTGAACCTCGGCAAAGGCCGGCACGGGCAGACCCGCCCCCGCCAGGACGGACTTCTGCAGCAACTTGTCCCGAATCTGACGCATCGTCGCCGACCCGGGCCACACCCTCCAACCGCGCTCCTCCAAAGCGGCCAGCGTGCCGTCCGGAATAAATTCGTTTTCCAGCGTGACCACCGCGCTCCCGCAGCCCTCCAACGCCCGCACCACGGCCCCGGCATCCTCCCAGGAAGGCACCACAGCAACCGGAGCCAGCCAGCCGGCCGGACAATCCGCCTCCCTCTCCACGCA
This window harbors:
- a CDS encoding right-handed parallel beta-helix repeat-containing protein is translated as MKWWDSMTRSGGGGRHKMGGWRHGGRGCRPVQAGVLSACLWGPVLWVGLSGGIPWVRGAAGDGVPAGPVFYVAVGGNDGWSGRAPELRPGTTDGPFATLPRALSAVREARRTGALASNTPARIVLRGGTYFLAEPVVLTPEDSHLEIAAFGTERPVLSAGRPVSGWQVMVRGGEVWWETQLPEVRGAAGPYRQLWVNGRRAVRARHPDRGYLPVAGVPDPTPRWHDGQRRFQCRAGDVPAGPTLTNAEAVVMNRWTDSHLPIVGWDGATRILSFGKRSVYQLEPGDLYYLEGAREFWDAPGEWWLELDTGRLFYRPRAGEDPVRASAVVANGPVVLRVEGQPERNAYVENVRFTGLTFSHTEWWFPADAETARRLAMSWPAPAHEVGGFGQAAVGVPAAVQAVGLHGSRFERCRFVHLGTYGLELGRGCVSNRVLQCEFADLGAGGIKIGETIIRTDWRDVARANEVADCHLHDGGRIFHSAVAVWIGQSPDNRLVHNHIHDFYYTGISVGWTWGYDPRALATNQWVAWNHVHHIGVQSDGDGPILSDMGGIYTLGRQVGTRIVNNLWHDIAGVRYGGWGIYFDEGTQGALAESNLVYRTTHGGFHQHYGATNVVRNNIFAFGRDHQLQRTRDEDHISFIFTNNLVVFDQGTVLGGSWRNDRFVMDGNLYWDLRPGARWDEPRFGGVSWEQWRARGHDRHSLIGDPLFVAPRAGDFRLRSGSPARLIGFQPLVLDGVGPRRSPPTD
- a CDS encoding glycosyl hydrolase family 28-related protein → MRTSWKPLPGVVAVLWSAIVGLAGAAVQDRWNVLEFGAVPDGRTDCTAAFQRALDEAGRQGGGVVYAPRGQYRFEGSLQVPPGVTLRGVWESVPAHNGIRDRGLPKPTDDGTTFLVTGGAGSEDGAPFITLNHNSTLKGVVIYYPDQDPETEPKPYPWAIAMRGKNPAVLAVELLNPYQGIDASQNERHLIRDVHGQPLRRGILVDAIYDVGRIENVHFNPWWSLRPRVRRWQQENGEAFIFGRSDWQYVFNTFCFGYNVGYKFVATRAGVCNGNFLGIGADDCYTAVVVEQSAPYGLLISNGEFVSFHGPDPTMVRVESRHTGAVRFVNCAFWGPCNQIARVAGQGTVGFSDCTFVQWDRNNEGRYALQIDGGHVLVRGCEFQADKPQVRVGDAVRRAVIQGNLMRGRLAIEAPSRPGIVVRDNAAADAP
- a CDS encoding P-II family nitrogen regulator; translated protein: MNGHSMTLVTVVCEALARQPLLELLHAMGIQGYTLFPVEGAGAKGDRPADIEEFGNIQVEVILPAEAAATLMERLSAEFLPRFAAIVYGTEVRVLRPEKFRPREP
- a CDS encoding sodium-dependent bicarbonate transport family permease, translated to MEFWESVRLNLGSPPILFFALGVLSVLMRADLRLPEPIYVGLSTYLLMAIGFKGGVALAEAGLARVWLPGLGAVVLGAVIPLWCYALLRWGLKFSAVDAAAIGAHYGSVSAVTFVTALQYLRGLGASYEPYASAFLAVMESPAIVVGVVLGRWSVRRGGLTWREWRQLAHEALLGRSVFLLMGSLLVGMLSGKRGLEMTEGFLVTPFQGVLALFLFEMGMVAARRLGDLRRVGPALVLFALGMPLVHALIGFWVGYGTGLSAGGAYLMAVLAASASYIAAPAAMRLALPEANPTLYLTASLAVTFPFNVTLGLPLYAQMVRWFLGHFP
- the purE gene encoding 5-(carboxyamino)imidazole ribonucleotide mutase yields the protein MATSTKAGPLVGVIMGSDSDWPTLRAAAEVLEEFGVPYEARVVSAHRTPLDMARYGRRAEARGLRVIIAGAGGAAHLPGMVASHTVLPVIGVPVMTQALHGLDSLLSIVQMPAGVPVATVAIGNARNAGLLAVQILAVEDDRLRARLHDYRARLARESRAKNRSLGAEK
- the ilvD gene encoding dihydroxy-acid dehydratase encodes the protein MAELPRPWSARVLDGADRAPSRAMLYPVGFRPEDFGRPVIGIASTWGMVTPCNMHLDQLARAAEAGVNEAGGKGVIFNTITISDGISMGTEGMKYSLVSREVIADSIETVVACQGMDGLVALGGCDKNMPGCLIAMARLNRPAVFVYGGTILPGCLPGTDRKLDIVSVFEAVGAYARGRITEAEFQAIERCAIPGPGSCGGMYTANTMASAIEALGMSLPNSSAQNAVSPAKGEDARRAGQAVVNLLRLGLKPRDIMTREAFENAITVVIALGGSTNAVLHLLAMAHAAGVELSLDDFDRIGRRVPVLADLKPSGRFWMSDLVAIGGIRPLMRRLWQAGLLHGECRTVTGRTLAEDLADVPDYPPGQEIIRPLDRPIKPESHLVILRGNLAPEGAVAKITGKEGLRFEGRARVFDSEEQAMEAILGGRIQKGDVVVIRYEGPRGGPGMREMLGPTSAIMGQGLGGDVALITDGRFSGGTHGFVVGHISPEAYLGGPLALVRDGDPIRIDAVERTLTLEVSEVELAVRRAQWRRPPPRYRTGVLAKYAQLVSSASLGAVTDLQLNP
- a CDS encoding 5-(carboxyamino)imidazole ribonucleotide synthase, which translates into the protein MEEEECRESRDSTTPSLVILGGGQLARMLAMAAIPMGCRVSCVEREADCPAGWLAPVAVVPSWEDAGAVVRALEGCGSAVVTLENEFIPDGTLAALEERGWRVWPGSATMRQIRDKLLQKSVLAGAGLPVPAFAEVQAPEEIAGRAEAWGWPVVLKARCHGYDGKGNATVRGPGEVESAWRRLGGAEGRSLYLEAFCPFERELAVQVTRAADGRCVVYPVVETIQRDHICHEVLAPAELPVAVSQRAAELAQEAVRCVGGVGTFGVELFLGRGGQLWINELAPRVHNSGHYTIEACECSQFENHVRAVLGWPLGSTAMRVPAAVMVNLLGRRTGSGRVTGVEKALAIPGVHVHLYGKSRCAPGRKMGHVTALGPTVAEARARAVEAARCIEFGEMSEVI